In one Arenibacter antarcticus genomic region, the following are encoded:
- the hemL gene encoding glutamate-1-semialdehyde 2,1-aminomutase, whose translation MIYKRSSALFAEAQRFIPGGVNSPVRAFKAVGGDPIFVKEAKGAYLYDEDGNKFIDYIASWGPLILGHAYEPVINAVIEKAKKGTSFGMPTEVETQLAQLAVSMVPNIDKIRFVNSGTEACMSAVRLARGFSGKDKIIKFAGCYHGHSDSFLIQAGSGAVTFGSPNSPGVTKGTAKDTLLAMYNNLESVQSLVVANKGEIAAIIIEPVAGNMGCIIPQESFIKGLRELCTQEGILLIFDEVMTGFRLARGGAQEVLGVDADIVTFGKVIGGGLPVGAFAAKDEIMSYLAPDGPVYQAGTLSGNPLAMSAGLAMLTELNNNPDIFRSLADKTEYLGKGMAKVLQEHNVPFQKNRFGSMISFHFTDEPVVDFESSVKGNNDTFKKYFHGMLNQGVYLPPSAFESYFLNDALSYEDLDNTIKALSNIVEDLK comes from the coding sequence ATGATATATAAGAGAAGTAGTGCTTTGTTTGCCGAAGCACAGCGATTTATTCCAGGTGGGGTCAACTCCCCAGTAAGAGCATTTAAGGCAGTGGGTGGTGACCCAATATTTGTTAAGGAAGCCAAGGGAGCTTATTTATATGATGAGGATGGCAATAAATTTATAGATTATATTGCTTCATGGGGCCCTTTAATCTTAGGTCATGCTTACGAGCCCGTCATCAATGCGGTTATTGAGAAAGCAAAAAAAGGGACTTCTTTTGGGATGCCCACAGAGGTGGAGACCCAATTGGCGCAATTAGCTGTTTCCATGGTTCCTAATATAGATAAGATCCGATTTGTGAATAGCGGAACTGAAGCCTGTATGAGTGCAGTTAGGTTGGCAAGAGGTTTCTCGGGAAAGGACAAGATTATTAAGTTTGCAGGCTGTTACCACGGACATTCAGATTCCTTTCTGATTCAAGCCGGCAGTGGGGCCGTTACTTTTGGAAGTCCCAATAGCCCTGGGGTAACTAAAGGCACTGCTAAAGACACCCTCTTGGCGATGTATAATAATTTAGAAAGTGTACAATCCTTGGTAGTTGCTAATAAAGGGGAGATTGCAGCTATTATTATTGAACCTGTAGCCGGTAATATGGGATGCATCATCCCACAAGAAAGCTTTATAAAAGGTTTACGTGAACTCTGTACCCAAGAAGGGATATTATTGATTTTTGATGAGGTGATGACCGGCTTTAGATTGGCAAGGGGCGGGGCACAGGAAGTGTTGGGAGTAGATGCCGATATTGTCACCTTTGGAAAGGTCATAGGCGGTGGACTACCTGTGGGCGCCTTTGCAGCAAAGGACGAAATAATGAGTTATTTGGCTCCTGATGGTCCGGTGTACCAAGCAGGAACCCTCAGTGGCAACCCATTGGCGATGAGCGCTGGTTTGGCTATGTTGACCGAATTGAACAATAATCCCGATATTTTTAGGAGTCTTGCGGATAAAACTGAATATTTGGGAAAAGGAATGGCTAAGGTATTGCAAGAGCATAATGTTCCCTTTCAGAAAAATAGATTTGGTTCCATGATTTCATTTCACTTTACGGACGAGCCTGTAGTAGATTTTGAAAGTTCGGTCAAAGGAAATAATGATACCTTTAAGAAGTATTTTCACGGGATGTTAAATCAGGGTGTTTATCTACCCCCAAGCGCATTTGAAAGCTACTTTTTAAACGATGCACTTTCCTATGAGGATTTGGATAATACCATTAAAGCACTATCCAATATTGTAGAAGATCTGAAATAA
- a CDS encoding DUF5522 domain-containing protein: protein MKKLIPLEEGDFYLSEEGYKVFTEQYHLKRGYCCESGCRHCPYGYNKSTNRRN from the coding sequence ATGAAGAAATTGATACCATTGGAGGAAGGAGATTTTTATCTTTCGGAGGAAGGCTATAAAGTTTTCACGGAACAATATCATCTAAAAAGAGGGTATTGTTGCGAAAGCGGTTGTAGACATTGCCCCTACGGCTACAATAAGAGCACTAACAGAAGAAACTAA
- the lipB gene encoding lipoyl(octanoyl) transferase LipB yields MNKRILLEDLGNKDYKETWDYQEVLFKSVLDLKIKNRREGSRLETPNHFLFVEHPHVYTLGKSGDIGNLLVDENVLTKKGAKFYKINRGGDITYHGPGQIVGYPILDLDNFFTDIHKYLRFLEEMIILTLEEYGIKGERSKGETGVWIDVGTPFARKICALGVRASRWVTMHGFALNVNSDLGYFDLMIPCGIKGKAVTSLNVELGQKEVDLGEVKEKLLKHFSCLFEAEFLACNKQV; encoded by the coding sequence ATGAATAAAAGGATTCTATTAGAAGATTTAGGGAATAAAGATTACAAGGAAACCTGGGATTATCAGGAAGTATTGTTTAAATCTGTCCTGGACCTAAAAATAAAGAATAGGAGGGAAGGTTCCAGATTGGAAACTCCCAATCATTTTTTGTTTGTAGAACACCCTCATGTATATACCTTGGGAAAAAGCGGTGACATTGGAAATCTACTAGTAGATGAAAATGTGCTTACCAAAAAAGGGGCAAAATTCTACAAGATAAATCGAGGCGGGGATATTACCTATCATGGACCTGGTCAAATTGTGGGCTATCCTATTCTAGACCTCGATAATTTTTTCACCGACATTCATAAATACCTTCGTTTTTTGGAGGAGATGATTATTCTTACCCTAGAAGAGTACGGAATAAAAGGAGAGCGATCCAAAGGTGAGACCGGCGTCTGGATAGATGTAGGAACGCCCTTCGCACGAAAAATATGTGCCTTGGGCGTACGCGCCAGTAGGTGGGTAACCATGCACGGATTTGCACTGAACGTAAATTCGGATTTAGGCTATTTTGATCTAATGATCCCCTGTGGAATAAAAGGCAAGGCAGTAACCTCTTTAAATGTAGAGTTGGGGCAAAAAGAAGTGGACTTGGGGGAAGTAAAAGAAAAATTGTTAAAGCATTTTTCCTGCTTGTTTGAGGCGGAATTCCTGGCTTGCAACAAGCAAGTATAA
- the lysS gene encoding lysine--tRNA ligase, which yields MQLSEQEVIRREKLGKIRDMGIDPYPAALYPVNSTSKSIKENYEEDKEVIISGRLMSRRIQGKASFAELQDSEGRIQVYFNRDEICKGEDKTLYNDLYKKLLDIGDIIGIEGTLFTTQVGEKTVMVKNFTLLSKSLRPLPLPKVDSDGKVYDEFNDPEMRYRQRYVDLVVNPSVKKNFIKRTKITNSMRQFFNDAGYLEVETPILQPIPGGAAARPFMTHHNALNIPLYLRVANELYLKRLIVGGFDGVYEFAKDFRNEGMDRTHNPEFTVMELYVAYKDYNWMMDMTEKLLEKIAIDSNGTSNVTVGKNQIEFKAPYPRIPILEAIKIHTGFDVAGMNQEELLAVAKQLHLEVDETMGVGKLIDEIFGEKCEHHYVQPTFITDYPKEMSPLTKEHRSNPALTERFELMVNGKELANAYSELNDPIDQRERFEEQMQLSEKGDDEAMFIDQDFLRALEYGMPPTSGIGIGIDRLVMLMTNNASIQEVLFFPQMRPEKKQLELSDEEKEILALLKPSSSMPLEDLKSQAGLSGKKWDKAMKALTKHELIKVATEGTTKMVILKK from the coding sequence ATGCAACTTTCGGAACAAGAAGTAATCAGAAGAGAAAAACTTGGCAAAATCCGGGACATGGGGATCGACCCATATCCTGCGGCACTTTACCCTGTAAATAGCACCTCTAAATCCATTAAGGAGAATTATGAGGAAGATAAAGAGGTAATCATTTCCGGAAGGCTCATGTCCAGAAGGATTCAAGGAAAAGCCTCCTTCGCTGAACTGCAAGATAGCGAAGGTCGTATACAGGTATATTTCAATAGGGATGAAATTTGCAAAGGAGAAGACAAAACCTTGTACAACGACCTCTACAAAAAGCTATTGGATATTGGGGATATCATTGGTATAGAGGGAACACTTTTTACCACCCAGGTAGGGGAAAAGACCGTAATGGTAAAGAATTTCACCCTCCTAAGTAAATCCTTACGCCCCTTACCGTTACCAAAAGTAGACTCCGATGGCAAAGTATACGATGAGTTTAACGACCCTGAGATGCGCTACCGTCAACGTTATGTAGACCTAGTAGTAAACCCAAGTGTAAAGAAGAATTTTATTAAGCGTACAAAGATTACCAATAGCATGCGTCAATTTTTTAATGATGCAGGATATTTGGAAGTAGAAACACCCATTCTACAGCCTATTCCAGGCGGTGCAGCGGCACGTCCGTTTATGACCCACCACAACGCACTGAACATACCTTTATATTTACGGGTAGCCAATGAACTATATCTAAAAAGATTGATCGTTGGTGGATTTGATGGTGTATATGAATTCGCCAAGGACTTTAGGAACGAAGGCATGGACCGCACCCATAATCCGGAATTTACGGTTATGGAACTTTATGTAGCCTATAAGGATTACAATTGGATGATGGACATGACCGAAAAGCTGCTAGAAAAAATTGCAATCGATTCCAATGGCACATCAAACGTTACGGTAGGAAAGAACCAAATCGAATTTAAGGCCCCATACCCTAGAATTCCAATTTTAGAAGCCATTAAAATACATACCGGTTTTGATGTGGCTGGCATGAATCAGGAAGAGCTTCTGGCGGTGGCCAAACAATTGCATTTAGAAGTGGATGAAACCATGGGCGTTGGAAAATTGATAGACGAAATTTTTGGAGAAAAATGCGAACATCATTATGTACAACCTACCTTTATAACAGATTACCCAAAGGAAATGAGTCCGCTTACCAAAGAGCACCGAAGTAATCCTGCCTTAACAGAACGCTTTGAATTGATGGTTAACGGGAAGGAGTTGGCAAATGCCTATTCCGAGTTGAACGATCCCATTGATCAACGCGAAAGGTTCGAAGAACAAATGCAACTCTCTGAAAAAGGAGATGATGAGGCCATGTTTATAGATCAAGATTTCCTAAGAGCATTAGAATATGGTATGCCCCCAACTAGTGGTATTGGCATTGGAATAGACCGTTTAGTGATGCTGATGACTAATAATGCCTCTATCCAGGAGGTGCTCTTCTTCCCACAAATGAGACCTGAAAAGAAACAGCTTGAGTTGAGTGATGAGGAAAAGGAAATACTTGCCTTATTAAAACCCTCTAGCTCTATGCCTTTAGAGGACTTAAAGTCCCAAGCAGGGCTAAGTGGCAAAAAATGGGACAAAGCAATGAAAGCCCTCACCAAGCACGAGTTAATTAAAGTCGCTACAGAAGGAACAACAAAAATGGTGATTTTAAAAAAGTAG
- a CDS encoding DUF4136 domain-containing protein produces the protein MKNITFLVVPIFALLLISSCTSVRVLSDYDREANFNNFKTYAFYKTGIDKAQISDLDKKRILKAIDSEMSSRGFVKANDPDILLSIFTKERQQVDVYSNYWGGGYYGWGWNPYFWGGPYNGSNVSTRTEGSLYIDVIDAKNKELVWQGRGIGTLHNIKNIEKKEARIKEFVAEILQAYPPGSESK, from the coding sequence ATGAAAAATATTACATTTTTGGTCGTTCCGATTTTCGCATTACTTTTAATAAGTTCCTGCACATCGGTACGTGTATTATCGGATTATGATAGGGAAGCAAATTTCAACAACTTTAAAACCTATGCGTTCTACAAAACAGGGATAGACAAGGCGCAAATTTCCGATTTGGACAAAAAAAGAATCCTTAAGGCCATCGATTCCGAAATGAGTTCTCGTGGTTTCGTAAAAGCCAATGACCCAGACATTCTGCTTAGTATTTTCACCAAGGAAAGACAGCAAGTAGACGTTTACAGCAATTACTGGGGCGGTGGTTATTATGGTTGGGGATGGAATCCCTATTTCTGGGGCGGTCCTTATAATGGCAGCAACGTTAGCACTAGAACGGAAGGCTCTTTGTACATAGATGTAATAGACGCCAAAAATAAAGAACTGGTATGGCAGGGACGCGGCATTGGAACCTTGCACAACATAAAAAATATTGAAAAGAAAGAGGCTCGAATAAAAGAATTTGTTGCTGAAATCTTGCAGGCCTATCCTCCAGGATCTGAAAGCAAATAA
- a CDS encoding 1-aminocyclopropane-1-carboxylate deaminase/D-cysteine desulfhydrase: MDRKALGVSVIHQEVNLSILKEKQVSLVVKREDLNHPFISGNKFRKLKYNIIEAQQQGIQTLVTFGGAYSNHIAATAYAGKEYGLRTIGIIRGEELSGKWKDNPTLVQANEHGMDLRFISREEYRDKANSASIQALKETIGPFYLVPEGGTNVLAIKGCEEILKESDWNFNYVCSSVGTGGTLAGIINSSGPAQKVLGFASLKGDFLTKDIRNFVTRENWEIRNEYHFGGYAKVSQSLIEFINHFKQKTGIPTDPIYTGKLFYGILDLVKQDYFKKGSSILAIHTGGLQGIEGMNSVLKKRQLPLIEV; this comes from the coding sequence TTGGACCGAAAAGCGTTAGGCGTGTCGGTAATCCATCAAGAAGTAAATCTTTCTATATTAAAAGAGAAACAGGTTTCCCTAGTAGTGAAAAGGGAAGATTTGAATCATCCTTTTATCTCTGGCAATAAATTCCGAAAGTTAAAATACAACATCATAGAGGCCCAGCAGCAAGGTATTCAAACCTTAGTCACTTTTGGTGGGGCTTATTCCAACCATATTGCCGCTACTGCCTATGCCGGTAAAGAATATGGACTGCGCACTATTGGTATTATAAGAGGTGAGGAGTTAAGTGGGAAATGGAAAGACAACCCCACCTTAGTCCAAGCTAATGAACATGGGATGGATCTTAGATTTATTTCTAGGGAGGAATATAGGGATAAGGCCAATTCTGCCTCTATACAGGCATTGAAGGAAACTATTGGGCCATTCTATTTGGTGCCTGAAGGGGGAACCAATGTGTTGGCCATCAAAGGTTGTGAAGAGATATTAAAGGAAAGTGACTGGAACTTTAATTATGTATGCAGCAGTGTAGGTACGGGTGGAACCTTGGCCGGAATTATCAATTCCTCTGGGCCGGCCCAAAAGGTATTGGGTTTTGCCTCCTTGAAAGGTGATTTTCTAACAAAAGATATTCGTAATTTTGTCACTAGGGAGAATTGGGAAATAAGAAACGAGTATCACTTTGGAGGTTATGCCAAAGTGTCCCAATCGCTTATAGAATTTATTAATCACTTTAAGCAAAAAACCGGCATCCCCACAGATCCCATTTATACCGGAAAATTATTTTATGGTATTTTAGATCTGGTAAAACAGGATTATTTTAAAAAGGGATCATCAATATTAGCCATCCATACGGGTGGATTACAAGGGATAGAAGGAATGAATTCAGTATTAAAAAAGCGACAGCTGCCATTGATAGAAGTATGA
- a CDS encoding DASS family sodium-coupled anion symporter codes for MEITKKLGLLLGPLFFFILINLPSLMVSEKGDAVIAVAVWMIIWWITEAVSISVTALLPLILFPLLKIMPLAEVGANYGSPIIFLFFGGFVMALALEKVNLHKRIALNIIRITGTTPNKVILGFMIATATLSMWISNTASTVVMLPIAMSVIRLLINDADGFTKDDRNFALNVMLGIAFSANAGGIATVIGTPPNSILIGLLENEYNIEISFLKWMVIGLPFSIVLLTIIYFVLVKWMFPNKQLKFTASKQVIDQELEKLGPTTGKEKMVLVIFGITVFLWIFRALINEIFPNLGLSDTIISMIAAISLFAIPFNIKKGDFIIGWNDTEKLAWGILILFGGGLALAQGMSASGIVDTVAHIIANSEIGVLLTTTLLLFLILFMTELMSNVALIAVLAPVVAGIAIGLGIPILYLLIPVTIASSCAFMLPMATPPNAIVFASGHIKVYQMARVGIILNVISVGLLVLLFQFILPLIF; via the coding sequence ATGGAAATAACCAAAAAACTAGGGCTACTTCTTGGCCCGTTATTCTTTTTTATCCTCATTAATTTACCCTCATTAATGGTTTCAGAAAAAGGCGATGCAGTAATTGCAGTAGCCGTATGGATGATTATTTGGTGGATTACCGAAGCTGTATCCATTTCTGTTACCGCTCTATTGCCACTGATTCTTTTCCCCTTATTAAAAATAATGCCCCTTGCTGAGGTGGGTGCCAATTATGGCAGTCCCATTATTTTTCTTTTTTTCGGAGGATTTGTTATGGCCTTGGCCTTAGAAAAGGTGAATCTACACAAACGTATTGCCTTAAATATAATTCGGATCACGGGAACCACCCCCAACAAGGTAATCTTGGGCTTTATGATAGCAACCGCTACCCTAAGCATGTGGATCAGCAATACCGCTAGTACCGTTGTAATGCTTCCCATTGCCATGTCCGTCATACGATTATTGATCAATGACGCCGATGGATTTACCAAGGACGACCGTAATTTTGCATTAAATGTGATGTTGGGAATCGCGTTCTCGGCAAATGCAGGTGGTATTGCCACCGTTATTGGCACCCCACCAAACTCTATTTTAATCGGTTTGTTGGAAAATGAATACAATATTGAAATCTCATTTTTAAAATGGATGGTAATCGGATTGCCATTTTCAATTGTTTTGTTGACCATTATTTATTTTGTACTAGTGAAATGGATGTTCCCTAACAAACAATTAAAATTCACGGCCTCCAAACAAGTTATAGACCAAGAATTGGAGAAATTAGGCCCAACAACTGGCAAGGAAAAAATGGTCCTTGTTATTTTTGGGATAACTGTATTCCTTTGGATCTTTAGGGCTTTGATCAATGAAATATTCCCTAATCTAGGCCTATCGGATACCATAATAAGTATGATTGCCGCCATCTCCCTTTTTGCCATTCCCTTTAACATTAAAAAGGGAGACTTCATTATTGGATGGAACGATACGGAAAAATTGGCTTGGGGAATCCTTATTCTTTTCGGGGGCGGGTTGGCACTTGCCCAAGGTATGTCGGCAAGTGGCATTGTGGATACTGTAGCTCACATTATTGCCAATAGTGAGATAGGTGTTCTACTTACTACCACACTATTACTTTTCTTGATACTCTTTATGACGGAATTAATGAGTAACGTAGCATTAATTGCAGTGCTTGCTCCAGTAGTTGCAGGAATTGCAATTGGTTTGGGAATCCCAATCCTATACCTATTGATTCCCGTTACCATAGCCAGCAGTTGCGCCTTTATGCTACCAATGGCCACACCGCCGAACGCCATAGTTTTCGCCAGTGGTCATATCAAAGTTTACCAGATGGCAAGGGTCGGTATTATTCTCAATGTCATTTCAGTAGGTTTGTTGGTGCTCTTATTTCAGTTTATACTACCCTTAATTTTTTAA
- a CDS encoding glucosaminidase domain-containing protein, with amino-acid sequence MIKRIVTVVIFGFLMIGCGSKKRVSHTKKPIDRASKKTAEKDTERETGKANEQLGSVLYPLPEDTGKFVSFPVSSVDEYITIFAEIAQFEMKAYGIPASITLAQGILESGAGRGDLAQRTNNHFGIKCHTGWDGDYDYHDDDEKGECFRKYNHPMYSFRDHSIFLSTRARYAFLFDLEHDDYVGWAKGLKQAGYATDRKYPDKLISFIERYDLHKYDLDVIKTGRIVKKEPRQYNFETYVVQKGDTLYSISKKYFLTVPELMRLNKMKNSNLAVGQKLTVKAEKSGIK; translated from the coding sequence ATGATAAAAAGGATTGTAACTGTAGTAATTTTTGGATTTTTAATGATTGGATGTGGATCTAAAAAACGGGTCTCCCATACTAAGAAACCTATTGATAGGGCTAGCAAGAAGACTGCCGAAAAAGATACCGAAAGAGAGACCGGAAAGGCAAATGAACAGCTGGGAAGTGTGCTGTACCCACTTCCGGAAGATACGGGGAAATTTGTGAGTTTTCCAGTCAGTTCCGTGGATGAGTATATAACAATTTTTGCTGAGATTGCCCAGTTTGAAATGAAAGCTTATGGCATTCCGGCCAGTATTACTCTGGCCCAGGGAATCTTGGAGAGTGGAGCTGGAAGGGGCGACCTTGCTCAAAGGACCAATAATCATTTTGGAATAAAATGCCATACCGGTTGGGATGGCGATTATGATTATCACGACGATGATGAAAAGGGGGAGTGCTTTAGAAAATACAATCATCCCATGTATTCTTTTAGAGATCACAGTATATTTCTTTCTACTCGCGCCAGATATGCATTTCTTTTCGATTTGGAGCATGATGACTATGTAGGCTGGGCCAAAGGATTAAAACAAGCAGGCTATGCTACAGATCGCAAATATCCCGATAAATTAATATCCTTTATAGAACGCTATGATTTGCATAAATATGACCTAGATGTAATAAAGACGGGAAGGATCGTGAAAAAAGAACCCAGACAGTATAACTTTGAAACTTATGTGGTTCAGAAAGGGGATACCTTGTATTCTATTTCCAAAAAATACTTTCTTACGGTTCCGGAACTGATGAGATTAAATAAAATGAAGAACAGTAATTTGGCGGTAGGTCAAAAACTTACTGTAAAAGCAGAAAAATCAGGTATAAAATGA
- a CDS encoding zinc-dependent metalloprotease — protein MFTKQLPKMLFAFLLLGFITTTEAQIFKKKSKKTEQAKEDEKSKKGDIESYEKVITKDAITDKGLFDVHKVDDKYYYEIPDSLFTKEMLMVSRISKTANGIGFGGGKINTKVLRWEKKDKKVLLRVVSHDVVASDSLPVYEAVINSNFEPVLYAFDIKAFNKDSTKLATVIQVNELFEKDVNALGMPDRYRKQYKVSRLEDSRSYIETLKSYPLNIEARHVKTYTAGSPPSNGSLGSISIEINNSMVLLPEEPMKRRNFDSRVGWFTSSQIDYGLDAQESKSVEFLDRWRMEVKDEDIEKFNRGELVEPKKPIIYYVDRATPKHWVPFIKQGIEDWQVAFEAAGFKNAILAKDPPTIEEDPEWSPEDVRYSVVRYLASPIPNANGPHVSDPRTGEILESDINWYHNVMSLLRNWYFVQTAAINPDARSVAFKEEVMGRLIRFVSSHEVGHTLGLPHNMGSSIAYPVDSLRSATFTQKYGTAPSIMDYARFNYVAQPGDEGVALMPNIGIYDKYAISWGYRPILDKSETEEKEILDSWILQHAGDPLYRFGHQQVGDVVDPSSQTEDLGDDAIKASTYGIKNLKLIVPQLVEWTAEKGKDYKDLNILYGQVIGQYNRYMGHVSNNIGGVYEYQKTYDQEGPVYIPVSKEHQKNCMSFIQDQLFKTPEWLIDQNIFNKIEYSGSIERIRNTQERTLTNILSLGRLARLMENEATNGAEAYTLINMMTDLRKGIWSEIRDGNKIDIYRRNLQKAHIERLAYLMSAENEDKKSNMGGYQKSTAINTSQSDIRSIARAELNILQRDIKNAVNRTSDLMSKYHLQDVETRIDLILDPK, from the coding sequence ATGTTTACAAAACAACTCCCAAAAATGCTATTTGCATTTTTGTTATTAGGTTTTATTACAACTACAGAAGCCCAGATTTTTAAAAAGAAATCCAAAAAGACCGAACAGGCCAAAGAAGATGAAAAGTCCAAAAAAGGGGATATTGAATCGTACGAGAAGGTAATTACCAAAGATGCCATAACGGATAAGGGTTTATTTGATGTTCATAAGGTAGATGACAAATACTATTATGAAATTCCTGACAGCTTGTTCACTAAAGAAATGTTGATGGTGAGTAGGATTTCCAAAACCGCAAATGGAATTGGTTTTGGAGGAGGAAAAATTAACACAAAGGTCCTTCGATGGGAGAAAAAGGACAAAAAAGTACTGCTCCGTGTGGTCAGTCATGATGTAGTAGCATCGGATTCTCTTCCCGTTTATGAAGCGGTAATAAACTCCAATTTTGAACCAGTTCTGTATGCGTTCGACATAAAAGCATTTAATAAGGATTCTACCAAATTAGCTACCGTTATTCAAGTAAACGAATTATTTGAAAAGGATGTAAATGCGTTGGGTATGCCCGATCGTTACCGTAAGCAATACAAGGTTTCCCGTTTGGAAGATTCTAGAAGTTATATAGAAACGCTTAAAAGTTATCCTTTAAATATAGAGGCTAGGCACGTAAAAACCTACACCGCAGGCAGCCCACCATCCAATGGTAGTTTGGGTTCTATTTCCATAGAGATTAATAATTCCATGGTACTATTGCCGGAAGAGCCCATGAAACGTCGCAATTTCGACAGTCGTGTAGGCTGGTTTACAAGCAGTCAGATAGATTATGGTCTGGACGCCCAAGAAAGCAAGTCGGTAGAGTTTTTGGACCGTTGGAGAATGGAGGTTAAGGATGAAGATATTGAAAAATTTAATAGAGGAGAATTGGTAGAACCTAAAAAACCTATCATTTATTATGTGGATCGGGCAACCCCAAAACATTGGGTGCCTTTTATAAAACAGGGAATTGAAGATTGGCAGGTGGCCTTTGAGGCCGCAGGCTTTAAAAATGCCATCCTAGCAAAAGACCCTCCTACTATTGAAGAAGATCCAGAATGGTCTCCCGAAGATGTAAGATATTCCGTGGTTCGCTATTTAGCCTCTCCCATTCCCAATGCGAACGGACCGCATGTTAGTGACCCAAGAACCGGCGAGATATTGGAATCGGATATAAACTGGTACCACAATGTAATGTCTCTGCTTAGAAACTGGTATTTTGTGCAAACCGCCGCAATAAATCCAGATGCCCGAAGCGTTGCTTTTAAAGAAGAGGTAATGGGACGTTTAATTCGTTTTGTCTCCTCCCATGAAGTAGGACATACGTTAGGCTTGCCCCATAATATGGGAAGTAGCATCGCTTATCCTGTAGACTCGCTCAGATCGGCCACATTTACCCAAAAGTACGGCACAGCCCCTTCCATTATGGACTATGCCCGATTTAATTATGTAGCCCAACCTGGTGATGAGGGAGTTGCCCTAATGCCCAATATTGGCATTTATGACAAGTATGCCATTAGTTGGGGATACCGACCAATCTTAGATAAATCGGAAACAGAAGAGAAGGAAATATTGGATAGCTGGATCTTACAGCATGCAGGGGACCCCCTATATCGTTTTGGTCATCAACAAGTAGGAGATGTGGTAGACCCAAGTTCTCAAACCGAAGATTTAGGAGACGATGCTATAAAGGCAAGTACCTACGGAATAAAAAATCTAAAATTGATTGTGCCACAACTGGTAGAGTGGACCGCAGAAAAAGGCAAGGATTACAAGGATCTAAACATCCTATATGGTCAGGTTATTGGGCAATACAATAGATATATGGGACATGTAAGCAATAATATAGGAGGGGTTTACGAGTACCAAAAAACCTATGACCAAGAAGGGCCTGTGTATATTCCAGTAAGTAAGGAACACCAAAAAAACTGCATGTCTTTTATACAGGATCAGCTTTTTAAAACCCCAGAATGGCTTATCGATCAAAATATTTTCAATAAAATAGAATATTCAGGTTCCATAGAACGCATACGAAACACTCAGGAAAGAACCTTGACCAATATCCTGAGTCTAGGAAGATTGGCAAGATTAATGGAAAATGAAGCGACCAATGGCGCTGAAGCCTACACCCTGATAAATATGATGACCGATCTTAGGAAGGGAATCTGGTCGGAAATAAGGGATGGCAACAAAATAGACATTTACAGAAGAAATTTACAAAAAGCTCATATAGAGCGATTGGCATATTTGATGAGTGCAGAAAACGAAGATAAAAAATCCAATATGGGAGGATATCAAAAATCGACTGCAATTAATACCAGTCAATCTGACATTAGATCCATCGCCAGAGCAGAATTGAATATACTTCAACGGGATATTAAAAATGCTGTAAACAGGACTTCAGACCTTATGAGCAAGTATCACTTACAAGATGTGGAAACAAGGATAGATCTTATCTTGGATCCTAAATAA
- a CDS encoding YqaE/Pmp3 family membrane protein: MGCLRVVLAIIFPPLAVIGKGCGSIFIVFLLTLCGWVPGVIAALIILNNPN; this comes from the coding sequence ATGGGCTGTTTAAGAGTTGTATTGGCCATAATTTTTCCACCCTTAGCGGTTATAGGTAAAGGTTGTGGTTCTATTTTCATTGTTTTTCTACTTACACTATGTGGATGGGTCCCTGGGGTTATTGCAGCTCTGATCATCCTTAACAATCCAAATTAG